In a single window of the Rattus norvegicus strain BN/NHsdMcwi chromosome 6, GRCr8, whole genome shotgun sequence genome:
- the Eif2b2 gene encoding translation initiation factor eIF2B subunit beta: MPGAAAKGSELSERIESFVETLKRGGGRRSSEDMARETLGLLRRLITDHHWNNAGDLMDLIRREGRRMTAAQPSETTVGNMVRRVLKIIREEYGRLHGRSDESDQQESLHKLLTSGGLSEDFSFHYAPLKSNIIEAINELLVELEGTTENIAAQALEHIHSNEVIMTIGFSRTVEAFLREAAQKRKFHVIAAECAPFCQGHEMAVNLSEAGIETTVMTDAAIFAVMSRVNKVIIGTKTILANGSLRAVAGTHTLALAAKHHSTPLIVCAPMFKLSPQFPSEEDSFHKFVAPEEVLPFTEGDILEKVSVHCPVFDYVPPDLITLFISNIGGNAPSYVYRLMSELYHPDDHVL, encoded by the exons ATGCCGGGTGCCGCGGCGAAGGGCTCGGAGTTGTCCGAGAGGATCGAGAGCTTCGTGGAAACTCTGAAGCGAGGTGGCGGGCGGCGCAGCTCGGAGGACATGGCTCGGGAGACCCTGGGGCTGCTGCGCCGGCTCATCACGGACCACCACTGGAACAACGCCG GGGACCTAATGGATTTGATCCGCAGAGAGGGTAGGAGGATGACAGCCGCGCAGCCCTCCGAGACCACCGTGGGAAACATGGTGCGGAGAGTCCTCAAGATCATACGGGAGGAGTATGGCAG ACTGCATGGGCGCAGTGATGAGAGCGATCAGCAGGAGTCCCTGCACAAACTCTTGACATCCGGAGGCCTGAGCGAGGATTTCAGCTTCCATTATGCCCCACTTAAGTCCAACATCATTGAGGCGATTAATGAGCTGCTAGTGGAACTGG AAGGCACAACGGAGAACATTGCAGCCCAAGCTCTGGAGCACATCCACTCCAACGAGGTGATCATGACCATTGGCTTCTCTAGGACAGTCGAGGCTTTCCTTAGAGAGGCAGCCCAGAAGAGGAAGTTCCATGTCATTGCTGCAGAGTGTGCTCCTTTCTGCCAG GGACATGAAATGGCCGTCAATTTGTCCGAAGCAGGTATCGAGACAACTGTCATGACCGATGCTGCCATTTTTGCTGTTATGTCAAGAGTCAACAAG GTGATCATTGGTACGAAGACTATCCTGGCCAATGGTTCCCTGAGGGCTGTGGCAGGAACTCACACTCTGGCACTGGCAGCCAAACACCACTCCACGCCTCTCATCGTCTGCGCACCCATGTTCAAGCTCTCTCCTCAG ttcCCCAGTGAAGAAGATTCATTTCACAAGTTTGTGGCTCCTGAAGAAGTCCTTCCTTTCACAGaag GAGACATTCTGGAGAAGGTCAGTGTCCACTGTCCTGTGTTTGACTACGTGCCCCCTGACCTCATTACCCTCTTTATCTCCAACATTGGTGGGAATGCACCGTCCTACGTCTACCGCCTGATGAGCGAGCTCTACCATCCTGACGACCATGTCCTCTGA